In a single window of the Oryctolagus cuniculus chromosome 9, mOryCun1.1, whole genome shotgun sequence genome:
- the LOC103348993 gene encoding C-type lectin domain family 4 member A isoform X5: MEEEGDENKEDIEIEEPRNKRLGQKNEKVTQENGAKAPLRLHLLEITKRVIIISSLVCGGFAFLLWGILRFPKKFGITKMIKENMCTGNVSHCLQGWNQVNNNCFLQSDHETTWMNSQENCKVYSASLARISSQEEMPFSYWIDLSKHNGNRSWEWEDRSPINNWW; the protein is encoded by the exons ATGGAGGAAGAAGGGGATGAGAACAAGGAGGATATAGAGATTGAGGAGCCAAGGAACAAAAGGTTAG GGCAGAAGAATGAAAAAGTGACACAGGAAAATGGAGCCAAAGCCCCTTTGAGGCTGCACTTGCTGGAAA TAACAAAGAGAGTGATAATCATCTCAAGTTTGgtatgtggaggatttgccttTCTTCTTTGGGGGATTTTAAGATTTCCTAAGAAAT TTGGAATTACAAAGATGATTAAAGAAAACATGTGTACAGGGAATGTCAGTCATTGTCTACAAGGCTGGAACCAAGTCAATAACAATTGCTTCCTTCAATCTGACCATGAGACAACTTGGATGAATAGCCAAGAAAACTGCAAAGTCTACTCTGCATCTCTGGCCAGGATCAGCTCCCAGGAAGAAATG CCCTTTTCATATTGGATTGACCTGAGCAAACACAATGGAAACCGCAGCTGGGAGTGGGAAGACAGAAGTCCAATCAATAATTG GTGGTGA
- the LOC103348993 gene encoding C-type lectin domain family 2 member F isoform X1, whose amino-acid sequence MEEEGDENKEDIEIEEPRNKRLGQKNEKVTQENGAKAPLRLHLLEITKRVIIISSLVCGGFAFLLWGILRFPKKFGITKMIKENMCTGNVSHCLQGWNQVNNNCFLQSDHETTWMNSQENCKVYSASLARISSQEEMESMILFLKPFSYWIDLSKHNGNRSWEWEDRSPINNWFSVQGNGDCIYIDKTGISASDCNDLRRYICSRKSHCL is encoded by the exons ATGGAGGAAGAAGGGGATGAGAACAAGGAGGATATAGAGATTGAGGAGCCAAGGAACAAAAGGTTAG GGCAGAAGAATGAAAAAGTGACACAGGAAAATGGAGCCAAAGCCCCTTTGAGGCTGCACTTGCTGGAAA TAACAAAGAGAGTGATAATCATCTCAAGTTTGgtatgtggaggatttgccttTCTTCTTTGGGGGATTTTAAGATTTCCTAAGAAAT TTGGAATTACAAAGATGATTAAAGAAAACATGTGTACAGGGAATGTCAGTCATTGTCTACAAGGCTGGAACCAAGTCAATAACAATTGCTTCCTTCAATCTGACCATGAGACAACTTGGATGAATAGCCAAGAAAACTGCAAAGTCTACTCTGCATCTCTGGCCAGGATCAGCTCCCAGGAAGAAATG GAGTCTATGATTCTCTTCCTGAAGCCCTTTTCATATTGGATTGACCTGAGCAAACACAATGGAAACCGCAGCTGGGAGTGGGAAGACAGAAGTCCAATCAATAATTG GTTCAGTGTTCAAGGTAATGGCGATTGTATCTATATAGATAAGACTGGGATAAGTGCTTCTGATTGTAATGATTTAAGAAGATATATTTGCAGCAGAAAAAGCCACTGTCTTTAA
- the LOC103348993 gene encoding C-type lectin domain family 2 member F isoform X3, translating to MEEEGDENKEDIEIEEPRNKRLVTKRVIIISSLVCGGFAFLLWGILRFPKKFGITKMIKENMCTGNVSHCLQGWNQVNNNCFLQSDHETTWMNSQENCKVYSASLARISSQEEMESMILFLKPFSYWIDLSKHNGNRSWEWEDRSPINNWFSVQGNGDCIYIDKTGISASDCNDLRRYICSRKSHCL from the exons ATGGAGGAAGAAGGGGATGAGAACAAGGAGGATATAGAGATTGAGGAGCCAAGGAACAAAAGGTTAG TAACAAAGAGAGTGATAATCATCTCAAGTTTGgtatgtggaggatttgccttTCTTCTTTGGGGGATTTTAAGATTTCCTAAGAAAT TTGGAATTACAAAGATGATTAAAGAAAACATGTGTACAGGGAATGTCAGTCATTGTCTACAAGGCTGGAACCAAGTCAATAACAATTGCTTCCTTCAATCTGACCATGAGACAACTTGGATGAATAGCCAAGAAAACTGCAAAGTCTACTCTGCATCTCTGGCCAGGATCAGCTCCCAGGAAGAAATG GAGTCTATGATTCTCTTCCTGAAGCCCTTTTCATATTGGATTGACCTGAGCAAACACAATGGAAACCGCAGCTGGGAGTGGGAAGACAGAAGTCCAATCAATAATTG GTTCAGTGTTCAAGGTAATGGCGATTGTATCTATATAGATAAGACTGGGATAAGTGCTTCTGATTGTAATGATTTAAGAAGATATATTTGCAGCAGAAAAAGCCACTGTCTTTAA
- the LOC103348993 gene encoding uncharacterized protein isoform X6, with the protein MEEEGDENKEDIEIEEPRNKRLGQKNEKVTQENGAKAPLRLHLLEITKRVIIISSLVCGGFAFLLWGILRFPKKFGITKMIKENMCTGNVSHCLQGWNQVNNNCFLQSDHETTWMNSQENCKVYSASLARISSQEEMVQCSR; encoded by the exons ATGGAGGAAGAAGGGGATGAGAACAAGGAGGATATAGAGATTGAGGAGCCAAGGAACAAAAGGTTAG GGCAGAAGAATGAAAAAGTGACACAGGAAAATGGAGCCAAAGCCCCTTTGAGGCTGCACTTGCTGGAAA TAACAAAGAGAGTGATAATCATCTCAAGTTTGgtatgtggaggatttgccttTCTTCTTTGGGGGATTTTAAGATTTCCTAAGAAAT TTGGAATTACAAAGATGATTAAAGAAAACATGTGTACAGGGAATGTCAGTCATTGTCTACAAGGCTGGAACCAAGTCAATAACAATTGCTTCCTTCAATCTGACCATGAGACAACTTGGATGAATAGCCAAGAAAACTGCAAAGTCTACTCTGCATCTCTGGCCAGGATCAGCTCCCAGGAAGAAATG GTTCAGTGTTCAAGGTAA
- the LOC103348993 gene encoding C-type lectin domain family 4 member A isoform X4, whose amino-acid sequence MEEEGDENKEDIEIEEPRNKRLGQKNEKVTQENGAKAPLRLHLLEITKRVIIISSLVCGGFAFLLWGILRFPKKFGITKMIKENMCTGNVSHCLQGWNQVNNNCFLQSDHETTWMNSQENCKVYSASLARISSQEEMESMILFLKPFSYWIDLSKHNGNRSWEWEDRSPINNWW is encoded by the exons ATGGAGGAAGAAGGGGATGAGAACAAGGAGGATATAGAGATTGAGGAGCCAAGGAACAAAAGGTTAG GGCAGAAGAATGAAAAAGTGACACAGGAAAATGGAGCCAAAGCCCCTTTGAGGCTGCACTTGCTGGAAA TAACAAAGAGAGTGATAATCATCTCAAGTTTGgtatgtggaggatttgccttTCTTCTTTGGGGGATTTTAAGATTTCCTAAGAAAT TTGGAATTACAAAGATGATTAAAGAAAACATGTGTACAGGGAATGTCAGTCATTGTCTACAAGGCTGGAACCAAGTCAATAACAATTGCTTCCTTCAATCTGACCATGAGACAACTTGGATGAATAGCCAAGAAAACTGCAAAGTCTACTCTGCATCTCTGGCCAGGATCAGCTCCCAGGAAGAAATG GAGTCTATGATTCTCTTCCTGAAGCCCTTTTCATATTGGATTGACCTGAGCAAACACAATGGAAACCGCAGCTGGGAGTGGGAAGACAGAAGTCCAATCAATAATTG GTGGTGA
- the LOC103348993 gene encoding C-type lectin domain family 2 member F isoform X2 — protein MEEEGDENKEDIEIEEPRNKRLGQKNEKVTQENGAKAPLRLHLLEITKRVIIISSLVCGGFAFLLWGILRFPKKFGITKMIKENMCTGNVSHCLQGWNQVNNNCFLQSDHETTWMNSQENCKVYSASLARISSQEEMPFSYWIDLSKHNGNRSWEWEDRSPINNWFSVQGNGDCIYIDKTGISASDCNDLRRYICSRKSHCL, from the exons ATGGAGGAAGAAGGGGATGAGAACAAGGAGGATATAGAGATTGAGGAGCCAAGGAACAAAAGGTTAG GGCAGAAGAATGAAAAAGTGACACAGGAAAATGGAGCCAAAGCCCCTTTGAGGCTGCACTTGCTGGAAA TAACAAAGAGAGTGATAATCATCTCAAGTTTGgtatgtggaggatttgccttTCTTCTTTGGGGGATTTTAAGATTTCCTAAGAAAT TTGGAATTACAAAGATGATTAAAGAAAACATGTGTACAGGGAATGTCAGTCATTGTCTACAAGGCTGGAACCAAGTCAATAACAATTGCTTCCTTCAATCTGACCATGAGACAACTTGGATGAATAGCCAAGAAAACTGCAAAGTCTACTCTGCATCTCTGGCCAGGATCAGCTCCCAGGAAGAAATG CCCTTTTCATATTGGATTGACCTGAGCAAACACAATGGAAACCGCAGCTGGGAGTGGGAAGACAGAAGTCCAATCAATAATTG GTTCAGTGTTCAAGGTAATGGCGATTGTATCTATATAGATAAGACTGGGATAAGTGCTTCTGATTGTAATGATTTAAGAAGATATATTTGCAGCAGAAAAAGCCACTGTCTTTAA